The Halobellus sp. MBLA0158 genome includes the window GCCGACGGTCAGCAGATACGTGAGGCCAACCGCGAGCAAGATGGCGCCGAGACCGGTGAACTCGAATATGCCGATGCCGTCGCGGCCATCGATGAGCAGGCGCGCGAAGTCGCTGGCGAGGATGTTCGTCGACGTTCCGACGAGCGTGAGCGTGCCGCCGAGAATGGCGGCGTACGACAGCGGGAGTAGGAGTTTCGACGGGCTCAACCCGGTTTTCTCGGCGAGCCCCGTGACCATCGGGATGAAGACGGCGACGACAGGCGTATTGTTCACGAATCCAGCGATGGGACCGGTCGTACAGACCGTGGCGATGAGCGCGCGGTACTTCCGACCGGCGGTGAACGCCGCAAGGTAGACGCCGAGTCGTTCAACGACGCCCGTGTTCTGGATGCCGGCACTGAGTATGTACATCGCGATGATGGTGACCGTCGCGGGATTTGCAAAGCCCGAGATAGCGGCCCGTGTTCCGACGCTGGTCCACGGTTCGAGGATGACGAGCGCGGCGACGACGCTGATCGCGGTGACGTCGTTGGGTACGACTTCGGTGACGAACGCTATCAGCACGGCCAGGATGAGCAGGAAGACGACCATAACGCCCGACACCTCGAGAATCGGCATACGCGGGACGACTCACGTTGATCCCTTCACTGTTCCCCTCGGCCGGACACTGTCGATCGGAGCATAATTTATGGATCAGTTGGTCGATACAGCTACCAGCGCCGTTCTCGATATTACGGGACGTCACTCCAGAAGCACGATACCTAGATCGCGCTACAGGATGTAAAACGGAACGTATCACTATTTCTGTATGACTCGGCGGCAGGGGATATGATGATCAGAAGCTCGGCGGTTCGCCCGTGACTACGGTATTCGGCCACTCATCAAGTATCGGGAGTTCACATTCCTCTACAAGGCGTGGAATACACGGCTGGATAGCGACCTCTACCATCGATGCAACACGAACGAGACGGTCAATGCAGCACTCAAACAGAAGTTCGGTGCCTTCGTCCGGTCACGTCGGTGGTGGAAGCAATTCCGCGAACTCGTCATCAAGTATGTCGTTTACAACGTGGAGCGAAGCCTCGTTATCTCGCGCGAGGAGTGAGAATATCTCTAATGCTGAGAGGAATGGACTGCTGAATACAGAGGATGTATGCAGCACTTGAATCACCGTTTCGGCCCCTCTGAGTCGAAACCGGGGGGCTACAGCTACACCGCCCCCCAGAGAGCCAGTATTCCGAACCCGACGATGATGAGACCAGCCAGTTGACTCACCCGCCGCATCACAGTCCGGGTGAATCGTGTCCGGAACAGACTCACACCGACGCTCAGCGTGAGCCACCAGAGAGCCGAACCAAGGAAGACACCACCGACCAGTGCGGCGGCGTCGGCGTACGCACCTGAAGTCCCGATTCCGAGCCCAGCGAAGATGCCAACGAAGGCGAGAATCGTCACTGGGTTGGTGATCGTCAGCAGAAACGTCGAGCCGTAGTCTCTGGTAAGTTCACTCGTGTTGGTGGCTGCGGTTGAGTCGTTTGTCGGCTCGGTACGGAAGGACTGGACGCCAAGGTACAACAGCAGTGCCCCGCCGATGATCCGAATCGTCGTCTGGTGCTCCAACAGGAGTGACGAGACGAGTGTGACACCGAAGCCCGCGATAGCACCATACACGGCGTCCGCAGACGCGGCTCCGAGTCCACTGACGAACCCCGAGAGCCGGCCCTTAGAAAGCGTTCGCTGGATACACAGGACGCCAATCGGGCCAACCGGTGCGGCGATGGAGAACCCGAGGACGATGCCCTGTAGCAGAATGTTGATTGTCGCTGTCGTTAATACGCATCACCTCACAGTCGCCTGAACACCGGGGGTGGATAAGTACGTTCTGAATGTCTGCTCCCTCGACAATCGAATCATTGAGGACTCTCGCCTGACTGCTGGATACGCGCTATGTATTCAGCAGGTTTGCTGAAACCTATCACTAATTGAGGATTTCAACAAGGCCCGGATAGTCTTTTCGAGGGGATGCTGGCATAGGATTTCATTCCGACAGCATCACTCCAAACAGTGTTGAACCCGATGCCGTGTTGTGTCGCCCAGCCGAGCACCGCAGAAATGAAGGCCCCGGATTGGCTCATGAACGAGATAGACTCCTCTCGGGGGGTCTCATAGAGAAACGTCGCATTAAGCCTCTTCGACGTATTGATGGTGCCGACACAGTTTGGGCCGATCAAATTGAGAGACCTGGGAACCGGCGCATAACTGATCTCTGCGTAGCACTCTTTTCCGAGTACCGTTTCCCGGTTCGGGTTGATCGGGACCACCTTCCCGTTGATTCGGATAACGTTTTAACAGACAGACAAGTACAGTTAACACCGATGCAGGCAGCACGTTGGTCATCTCAGGCCGGCTTTCTTCTCGCGACGGTTGGCGCCGCCGTCGGGTTAGGTAACATCTGGCGGTTCTCCGCAGTCGTCGGCCAGAATGGCGGCGGTGCCTACCTCGTTCCCTACTTGCTTGCAGCTTTCGTTTGTGCTGTACCGATGCTAGTCTTAGAGCTCGCCATCGGACGCCGCCTTCGGACGGACGTGGTTTCTGCATTCCGTTCTGTGAAGACCGAGTATACGGCGCTCGGCTGGCTTATCCTCGGTGGTGTGCTCCTTATTCTGAGCTACTATCTTGTCCTCACCGGATGGGTACTCGGGTTCTTCGTCTCGTGGCTTGCCGGGTCACAGACGACGTTTGCGCTGTTCACGGCGAGCTGGCTCCCCGTTGCGTACTTCGTCATCGCGACGGCGGTGACTGGTGGTGTCGTCTCGATGGGGGTTCGCGGCGGAATCGAACGAATGTCTAAAATCGTGATGCCGACCGTGTTTGCTATTCTCATCGCACTTGCGCTGTACGCAGTCACGTTATCGGAGTGGGAGCAGGCCACCGCCTTTCTGTTCACTCCCGAGCTTTCGGTACTCACGGACCTTGGAATCTGGAGTGCGGCGTTCGGACAGGTCTTTTTCTCGCTCTCTGTCGGTCAGGGTATTATGCTCACTTACGGGAGTTACGTGGATGAGGAGACGGATCTATTCAGATCGTCGTTAGTGATCACGATCGCCGATATCGCGGCAGCTGTCGTTGCCGGCCTCGTCATCTTCCCGATCGTGTTCAGTTTCGGCCTCCAGCCAACCCTCGGGACGGAACTCGCGTTTACGACGCTGCCGACCGCCTTCGCGACGATGCCGTTCGGGCGAGTAATCGCCATCGCGTTTTTCGGACTGCTATTTTTCGCCGCGTTGTCGTCCGCCGTGGCGCTCCTTGAGGTCGGCGTCGCAGCCGCAGAGAACACGACGCGGTTCTCTCGCCAACGTGCGACGCTACTATTGACAGGTGGGGTGTTCGTGGCTGGGATCCCTTCGGCATTGAGTTATAGTCCCGTAAACCTTGCCGTCGCAGGGCGGCCGATTCTGGACTTGGTTGACGAATCAGTCGGAACATTCGCACTGCCCATCTCGGCACTCTGTATTGTAGTCGTCTTCGTCTGGGTCGCAGATCTCGAGACCGTTCCCGAGGAACTCGGACGCGCCTTCCCCGTGGTTCGCTATCTGCTTCCAGCTGTCCTCCTCACCGTCACCGCCGCTCGGGCTCTTGGAATCGTTCGCCCGGCATGGCGACTCCTCGTCGATCACACGCGAAACGACCCGCTCGGCCTGTTCGTCGCTGCCGCTCTCCTCCTCATCTTTGCAGTGGTTGGGTGGAAACTCCGGGACCGACTCCCTGCGCCTCCCTGTCTCCAGGGCCGACGACGGTAAGCCGAACTAGCGAAAATAATCCGTCCGAACCAAGCTTCCAAGTCAAATGACGAACATCCACGAATTCCTCGATGTCGGGACTATCCAGGTCAGCGCACTCTTTCTGCACGATGCGAAGTGCAGTACCACGCTATTTATGGAGGGTGTGTAGCGTGGCAGTCTCTCGGTCGACGGCGTTCCTCGCTGCCGCAGTTGCGGCAATTGTTTTGGTCGTCGCTATACCGATCCCGGGCTTGTCCGGGGCTGGATCGTTCGCAATCGCGACGATGGCATTCGCCGCCGTGCTGTGGGTAACCGAGGGGCTACCGCTGCCCGTGACTGCGCTCTGTGTGCCGATCCTCCTGACGGTGTTCGGCGTGTTTCCGACGATGGCCGGCGCGCTCCAGGGATTCGCCGATCCCATCATCTTCCTGCTGCTGGCGGGGTTCGTGCTTGCGGAAGCCCTCCAGAAGCACGGCGTCGACCGCCGCATCGCGTACCATCTGATCGCCACGCTCGGCACGTCACCGCGCCGACTCGTACTCGCTATTATGGCCGCGACGGCGGGCCTCTCGATGGTTGTCTCGAACTCCGCAACCACCGCGATGATGGTCCCCATCGCCCTGGGTGTTGCTCGCGAAATCAGTGGTGGACCGATCGTAGACGACTCCGATGACCGCACTCCCACTAACCTTGAGATCTCGCTGTTGCTGGGGACGGCGTATGCGGCGAGCCTCGGCGGCGTCGGTACACTTATCGGGACCCCAGCCAACGCCATCGTCGTCTCTCAACTTGACGCCCACCTCGGATACACCGTCGGCTTCCTTGAGTGGCTTGCCGTCGGGCTGCCGCTGGTCGCTATCAGTCTACCCGTCGCGTGGTACCTGCTCGTCCGCCTGTTCCCCCCCAAGACGACAGACGTCGCAGCCGCGCGCCGTCATGCCGAACAGATGCTTGATGAGTTGGGACCGCTGTCGCCGGCCGGTAGGCGGACACTCGCCGTCACCGCGGCGACAGCCGGCCTCTGGATCCTCGGCGGCCTCGACTTCGCGTTTGAGGGCGTGCTTCCATCAGTGTACTATGATACACTGTTCGGTGGTGCCGGCAGTATCGTCGGTGCTCCTCACCAGGGCGTGCTCTACTACGTGCTCGTCGGCCTCGTTGCCGTCCCTGCGCTGATCGTGGGGGGCTGCGTCGACTGGGAGGATGTACACAGCATCGACTGGGGCACGCTCGTCCTCTTGGGCGGCGGACTCGCGCTTGCGGATGGGCTCGCAGAGACGGACGCGACGCGGTGGCTCGCTGACGCCACGTTCGGGGACCTCGCCGGCGCGTCGATCCTCCTCGTGGTCGTCGCGGTAGTCGCGGTTACGGTGTTGTTGAGCGAGCTCGCATCGAACACGGCGGTGGTCGCTATCTTTGCGCCCGTGCTCATCACCATCGGCCCGCAGTACGCTGGCGCGCTCGGCACGACCGGCGAGGGCGCAGCGGTGTTCCTCGCAATTACGGGTGCGGTCGCGGCGAGCTTCGGGTTTGCACTCCCGGTTGCGACGCCCCCGAACGCCATCGCGTTCGGCACCGGCGCAGTCGGCCGCAAACATATGCTCCGCGCTGGCTGGCGGCTTGACGTGGTGATGGTTATGCTCGCAACCGCTGCGATGCTCGTGACGTTCCGGGTTGCGTGGCCGCTCGTGTTCTGACCGTCAGTGCGCGGTCCAGCCACCATCCACCGGGATGTTCGCGCCAGTGAATTTCACGACGCCACCCTTCGCGGAATCGATTCAGCAGTCTCGTCTCGTGCACTGGCAGGGTCGCAACACGGCCGGATAACCTAGCTCGTTTCACCCGGCGACCTGTGCGATCGCAGCTGCCTCGCGGTAACACGCGATTGCCAGCAGCAGGTACCCGCCGACCAGTAGTGCCCACTCGCGGCGCGTTAGCGACCAGTCTCTCGGGGAACGTACTCGTTCAAACTCCTCTTTCCATCGGGGCCCGGATTTCTGGTGCCACAGCATCACGCCTCGCGTCGCCACGACGAACGCGACGAACGCCGTGATCTCCATCGGGCCGCTTCGTTCGACGATCACTGTTAGTGAAGGTACGATTCGCTCCCCCGTCCCGATGGCAAGCGATCCGGTTCCCCACACGGCGCCGTAGCGGGGTGTCTGTACCACTTGAATGACGTAGCCGAGCGGGGTGTTCACTGACCGGAGAGTATTCGCTGCGACGGCAATTAGCGAGACGGCTACGTTCCACCCAAACAACGTCAGGAACTCCTTCGGAACGCTTCCCGCGTAGTCCGCGGACGCAACGGGGTTCCCACCCCGAAGTAATCCTTGCGGGAGGAAGGAGTAGCTGAGGATCCACGCTGCCGCGAACACACCCGCAACAAGAAGCCACAGAGAAACGAACCGGACGAGGACCTCATCGTGGTTGACGTATTGTCCGGCTCGCCTCGATGCTCGTCGGATTGTCCCAGTTATATTCGATGCTACCATTGGACAGACGGTTGTGTGCTCTCGACAAATACGTTTAGCAGCAAATATTCGCCACAGAGCCACAGGGAGTGGGGAGTATCAGAGTATTGCGACCTGTATAAGCGAGAGCACTACCAACGGGATGTGGAAGGCGGCGTGGGCTACCATCGCTGCTTCGAGGCTCCGTTGCCAGTACAGCCACCCGAAGAGCACGCCTGCAATCGCGTTCAGAAGAATCGTCCGGGCGATGAGTGCTGGGGTTAGGCCGACGGACTGTGCGAGCGCTGGGAGATGGCCGATCCCAAACAGCACTGCAGAGATTATGATCGCGACCCACATTACTCCCGATCCAGGGCCGCCCGACTGACGGCCGGTGAGCACCCAGCCAATGAATGCGAGCGCCGACATGAGTCCGTAGCGGAGCAGTAGCTCCTCCGTGATACCACCATAGAGGAACCTAACCGGCGCATACACGAGGACGTTCACCACCGTCGCGTCGGTCGCCCCGATCGCGGACTGGGGCAGGTCCTGAGCGATGAACGGCGCCAGCGCGACATCAAGAAGCAGGATCAGGAGTCCTCCGATGACGCCGAGGCTAACAGCAAGTAGAACGTCGGGCCGGAGACGTCGCCAAATGTCGTCGCCTGTTCCTGCCCAGCCCACAAGGTACGATGACATATCTACTCCCGGAGCGGTATACGTCCCAACCAGACAGGCGACGGTAAGGAGGAGCAGTGAGTTGACACCCGCAGACACAGCGAGGAGTGGAAGCGATAGTCCGGCCGGGACAGCTGACGCCGGCGTCGTAAGATAGATGTACCCGCTGAGAGCGAGGATCCCGGGTGTACCGGCTAATAACGTCACTCCGAACCGCTTTGGGAAGGAGGCGTGATCGGTTCGAAACATACGACGGATCTCTCAGTGTAACGAGAAAAGTGGTGTCACTGTCGTCGCTTTCGCCGTCGGCGTCGTGAACAGTTACCGTGCCGGACCGTCGTATCGCCCCATCCCGGCGTGGAGATGGCCATCGAGTTGCGTCCATCCCTGGCGGCCGTCCGCGTAGATTGCAGGAGTGGTCCCCGCTTCGAACGTGTTGAAGCTGTTCGAGAGCCAGAATCCCCACTCGTTCCAGGCTTCGAATCGGATTTCGTCGACGGTAACGATCGCTTCGGTTGGCGTATCGTACGTGGCTGCGGCGACTGTCGTGAACACCCAGCATGCGTCCGAATCGTCCCACGCGTACTCACAATCGGACGAAGAGACGTTTCCGAGCGGTGCCAGGAACGATGCGTTCCCGATCGGATACCGCGTGTCGATGTCGTGTTCTACCGACTGTTGCCACGCAATCGAGTACCGAGTCGGGTCGGGGGAGAACTCTTTGTTGGTCATGTTCGCGGGAATCTCGTCAGGGCCAATCTGTTCTCGGTCAAGTACCGAGCCGTTCGGTGCGTACGTCCAGAGGACGTACCGATCTTGGCCGACGAGACGGTCGACGTGGAGTCGAAGCATCGGACCATAGGCGGTCTGGACGATGGATGCATCCCATATCGTCAGCTCCGTGCCGTCGTCGTCGTAGATCTACAGGTCCGATGCGGCGTCAGCGTCTACGTCCGTGCCTGCGGGAAACGGGAGATGGAACGTGGCATTCTCGATCGTCGTATTCGTGCTGATAGACGTCGTGTAGGAGTATGTGGACGTGTGGGAGTACGCGAAATCCGGTGGGAAGAAGAGAAAGCCGACGGCTGCGACCGGCACAAGAACGACAAGGAGAGCAACCCCGATGACGAGAAGTTGCTTTGAGGAAACCATACAAAGAGTACGCTCATATCAAATATAGTACTATTGTGGGTCTGGATAGCACCCGGCAGCATCTGAATAGTCGTTCTGGCACGACAGGAGCTGATTGGGGGCGTTTTCTTTCTTTCGGCGAAGCAGAACTCCCCGTCGTTACCCGCGTTTTCACACGCGGTAATCACTCTCAGTTACCGGTGGGAGACCGGCATCCTGTGGGGTCGGCGGGTCGCGGTCGGCGAGGCGGTCTCCGCCGTAGACGACGATGAGAAGGATAGCAATCAGCACGAGTGGAACTGCCCCAGTAACTTCGGCGAGCAGGTTCAGCCACGGGTCAGGAACACCATTCGGGATGAGTGCTTCCGGGTCAGCGGGATGGAAGATTCCCATCGCATTAACGCCAGCATGGAACACTGCGACGGCGAGCACGCTGCCGCCGGTGCTGTTGTACATCCACGTCCAGAGGATGGAACCAGCAAGGATGGAGACCATCCAGAGGAGTTGCTGGGAGAGCGGCCAGCCGCCGTGGGTGGTCGTCGCGTTCAGGAACAACGGAAGATGCCAAGCAGCCCACGTGACGCCCACGATGACACTTGAGGTCAGCGCGCTGTAGGAGTCCTGCAGGATAGGGAGCATGAAGCCACGCCAGCCGAGATCTTCCTGGCCGCCACCCCACACGGTTCCCCACACCATCGCGAACAGGTAGATGAAGGGCGATTCGAATTCGGTGAGGTCGATTGGGCCGCCAGCTAAGACGAACAGCAAGACGCCCAATGAGAGAATAATCAAGGGGAGGCCGAACGCGAGCGCCCACCATTTCGCACCGATTCGCCACTTGAACATCTGGCCGATCCACTTACGGAGGCTTCCACCGGAAGCCCAGATGACCACCGCCGCGCCGATCGGCGGACCGAATCCGCCGAAGCCGATCAGGATCGAGTGCGTCCAGGAGGCTTCCATCCCCGAATACGCGAGCGCCCCCTGGATCGTCCATGTGAACACATAGGCGATTACAACGAAGCTTAGGAGGCGATGTTGGTTGACCCACGAGCGGAAACTGGCCATACCTCCGATTGGGGAACACATCATAATTAACGGTACTCCCAGGTACCGAGTTTTCGGCACTACACTCTTCTCAACACTTCCCGAACTCTATCGTATGCCTGACAACGTTCTCGTCGCCTTGGACGGCTCCCCGCTTGCCGAGCGTGCATTTATGTACGCACTCGAGACCTTCCCGAACGCCACCATCACCACAATTTACGTCATCAACCCGATCGACTCGGTAATCGATGTAGAGGCCGGTGGCTTGCCAGTCGCAGAGGACTGGTACGATACCGCCCAGGAGCGGGCGACCGAGATTCACACGACCGCGACGGATCTTGCAGCGGACCACGATATTGTGCTCGCTACAGTCACTGAAGTCGGGAAACCAGCGCGTGAGATTCTCGACTACGCTGCCGACAACGGCATCGACCAGATCGTTATGGGGAGCCACGGTCGGTCAGGCCTAGACCGGACGTTCCTCGGAAGTGTCGCCGAGACAGTTACTCGCCGAGCACAGATCCCGGTAACCATCATTGGATGAAATCCTCGACTCGTGTGCCGAGATCAGGATCGGATGAATGCTCGTGGGCCCACCTCAAACGTGAAATCAAACCAACCCATAGGTATCGAGAACGTGGCTGTTACTGAAGCACCACCTCTCTCGACGTGTACGATCCACATTGAACGACGAGGTGGTCGTGGCGACGCGGGAGCACGAGCGCTCGAACGACATCTTAGGCGTCTCTCCGGCGTCCACGATGTCGACGTCTCGTTTCGAACAGGGGACGCCCGGATCACCTACGACGGGAGCATCACCTCAGAAGAAACGATTCGAGACGCTGTCCGCGACCGCCACGTGTCCATTCAGGACGAATCTGAGACAGCAACGGATGACGTGAGCACCCGCTCGGAACTCAGGCGGGAGGTCGTGTTCGTCGGCTTGACCCTCCTCGGGATGGCGGTCGGCCTAGTGACGGGATGGCTCGAAGGTCCACAGCTTCTCATGTGGGCCGGATACGGCGTCGCATACGTCTTCGGTGGCTGGTACGGGCTCAAAGGCGCAATCGAAACGCTCCGGCACCGTGCGGTCGACATCGACCTGTTGATGATCGTCGCGGCACTCGGTGCCCTCTCGATTGGCGCACCATTCGAGGGCGCGATGCTGCTGTTTCTGTTTTCGCTGTCGAACACGCTCCAGCACTACGCGATTGGCCGCTCGCGACGGGCGATCAGGTCACTCGTCGAGATGCGGCCGGACGAAGCCCAGGTGCTACGCGACGGCGAGGAAGTCACCGTTCCCATCGACGACGTCGCCGTCGGTGACGTGTTCGTCGTTCGTCCCGGCGACAGAATCCCGCTCGACGGCGTCGTCACGTCCGGCGAGGGGACGGTCGATCAGGCGTCGCTCACCGGCGAGTCCGTGCCCGTGCCGAAGGAACCCGAGGACGAGGTGTTCGGTGGAACGATCAACGAGAGCGGGAGTCTCGAAATCGAAGTCACGCGGCAGGCCCACGAATCGGCGATCAGTCGCCTCATCCACATGGTCGAACGCGCCCAAAGTGAGAAGGCGCCGACACAGCGGCTCATCGACCGCCTCGAACAGCCGTACGTCCTCGGCGTGTTCGGGCTCACGATCGCAGCGATCGCCATCCCGCTCGCCCTCGGAAGCGAGTTCACTAGCACGTTCTACCGCGCGATGACCCTGATGGTCGCCGCCTCGCCGTGTGCGGTCATCATCTCCACGCCGGCGGCGGTGCTGTCGGCTATTGCCTCCGGTGGGAGGCAGGGCGTTCTGTTCAAGGGTGGCGAACACGTCGAGGCGGCGGCGAACATCGATGCGGTCGCGTTCGACAAGACGGGCACACTCACGCGGGGCGAGACACAGCTGACGGACGTGTTCGTCCGGGACGGCCTCGCGAACGAGTCGCTGACTGCCGACGAGCTGCTCTCGCTCGCAGCTTCCGTCCAGGCACGCTCGGAGCACCACCTCGCCCGTGCGACCGTCTCGAAAGCCGAAGCCCGCGCCCTCGACGTCCCCGACGCACGCCGGTTTCAGTCGGAGGCCGGGAAGGGAGTGCGCGCCGAT containing:
- a CDS encoding SLC13 family permease translates to MRSAVPRYLWRVCSVAVSRSTAFLAAAVAAIVLVVAIPIPGLSGAGSFAIATMAFAAVLWVTEGLPLPVTALCVPILLTVFGVFPTMAGALQGFADPIIFLLLAGFVLAEALQKHGVDRRIAYHLIATLGTSPRRLVLAIMAATAGLSMVVSNSATTAMMVPIALGVAREISGGPIVDDSDDRTPTNLEISLLLGTAYAASLGGVGTLIGTPANAIVVSQLDAHLGYTVGFLEWLAVGLPLVAISLPVAWYLLVRLFPPKTTDVAAARRHAEQMLDELGPLSPAGRRTLAVTAATAGLWILGGLDFAFEGVLPSVYYDTLFGGAGSIVGAPHQGVLYYVLVGLVAVPALIVGGCVDWEDVHSIDWGTLVLLGGGLALADGLAETDATRWLADATFGDLAGASILLVVVAVVAVTVLLSELASNTAVVAIFAPVLITIGPQYAGALGTTGEGAAVFLAITGAVAASFGFALPVATPPNAIAFGTGAVGRKHMLRAGWRLDVVMVMLATAAMLVTFRVAWPLVF
- a CDS encoding universal stress protein, with the protein product MPDNVLVALDGSPLAERAFMYALETFPNATITTIYVINPIDSVIDVEAGGLPVAEDWYDTAQERATEIHTTATDLAADHDIVLATVTEVGKPAREILDYAADNGIDQIVMGSHGRSGLDRTFLGSVAETVTRRAQIPVTIIG
- a CDS encoding heavy metal translocating P-type ATPase, whose translation is MAVTEAPPLSTCTIHIERRGGRGDAGARALERHLRRLSGVHDVDVSFRTGDARITYDGSITSEETIRDAVRDRHVSIQDESETATDDVSTRSELRREVVFVGLTLLGMAVGLVTGWLEGPQLLMWAGYGVAYVFGGWYGLKGAIETLRHRAVDIDLLMIVAALGALSIGAPFEGAMLLFLFSLSNTLQHYAIGRSRRAIRSLVEMRPDEAQVLRDGEEVTVPIDDVAVGDVFVVRPGDRIPLDGVVTSGEGTVDQASLTGESVPVPKEPEDEVFGGTINESGSLEIEVTRQAHESAISRLIHMVERAQSEKAPTQRLIDRLEQPYVLGVFGLTIAAIAIPLALGSEFTSTFYRAMTLMVAASPCAVIISTPAAVLSAIASGGRQGVLFKGGEHVEAAANIDAVAFDKTGTLTRGETQLTDVFVRDGLANESLTADELLSLAASVQARSEHHLARATVSKAEARALDVPDARRFQSEAGKGVRADVDDGTIHIGNRSYVETVLEDAAIEGLEPGLDRLRTLEAEGKTSVLVAREHAGNATVLGWLAFTDTVRPGAAEMIEDLRSLGVEHIVMLTGDNERVAQQIADEVGIDEVQAELLPEEKVATIEELVERYENVAMVGDGVNDAPALATATLGIAMGGAGTDVALETADVVLMGDDIGKIPYVLGLGRRTRRTLTVNLAIAFGAIALMVGTILLRGIPLPLAVVGHEGSTVLVSLNGLRLLGFRE
- a CDS encoding CPBP family intramembrane glutamic endopeptidase; the encoded protein is MASFRSWVNQHRLLSFVVIAYVFTWTIQGALAYSGMEASWTHSILIGFGGFGPPIGAAVVIWASGGSLRKWIGQMFKWRIGAKWWALAFGLPLIILSLGVLLFVLAGGPIDLTEFESPFIYLFAMVWGTVWGGGQEDLGWRGFMLPILQDSYSALTSSVIVGVTWAAWHLPLFLNATTTHGGWPLSQQLLWMVSILAGSILWTWMYNSTGGSVLAVAVFHAGVNAMGIFHPADPEALIPNGVPDPWLNLLAEVTGAVPLVLIAILLIVVYGGDRLADRDPPTPQDAGLPPVTESDYRV
- a CDS encoding CPBP family intramembrane glutamic endopeptidase, translating into MFRTDHASFPKRFGVTLLAGTPGILALSGYIYLTTPASAVPAGLSLPLLAVSAGVNSLLLLTVACLVGTYTAPGVDMSSYLVGWAGTGDDIWRRLRPDVLLAVSLGVIGGLLILLLDVALAPFIAQDLPQSAIGATDATVVNVLVYAPVRFLYGGITEELLLRYGLMSALAFIGWVLTGRQSGGPGSGVMWVAIIISAVLFGIGHLPALAQSVGLTPALIARTILLNAIAGVLFGWLYWQRSLEAAMVAHAAFHIPLVVLSLIQVAIL
- a CDS encoding LysE family translocator, whose translation is MNILLQGIVLGFSIAAPVGPIGVLCIQRTLSKGRLSGFVSGLGAASADAVYGAIAGFGVTLVSSLLLEHQTTIRIIGGALLLYLGVQSFRTEPTNDSTAATNTSELTRDYGSTFLLTITNPVTILAFVGIFAGLGIGTSGAYADAAALVGGVFLGSALWWLTLSVGVSLFRTRFTRTVMRRVSQLAGLIIVGFGILALWGAV
- a CDS encoding sodium-dependent transporter, whose amino-acid sequence is MQAARWSSQAGFLLATVGAAVGLGNIWRFSAVVGQNGGGAYLVPYLLAAFVCAVPMLVLELAIGRRLRTDVVSAFRSVKTEYTALGWLILGGVLLILSYYLVLTGWVLGFFVSWLAGSQTTFALFTASWLPVAYFVIATAVTGGVVSMGVRGGIERMSKIVMPTVFAILIALALYAVTLSEWEQATAFLFTPELSVLTDLGIWSAAFGQVFFSLSVGQGIMLTYGSYVDEETDLFRSSLVITIADIAAAVVAGLVIFPIVFSFGLQPTLGTELAFTTLPTAFATMPFGRVIAIAFFGLLFFAALSSAVALLEVGVAAAENTTRFSRQRATLLLTGGVFVAGIPSALSYSPVNLAVAGRPILDLVDESVGTFALPISALCIVVVFVWVADLETVPEELGRAFPVVRYLLPAVLLTVTAARALGIVRPAWRLLVDHTRNDPLGLFVAAALLLIFAVVGWKLRDRLPAPPCLQGRRR